A region of Vitis vinifera cultivar Pinot Noir 40024 chromosome 13, ASM3070453v1 DNA encodes the following proteins:
- the LOC100854575 gene encoding putative disease resistance RPP13-like protein 1, with product MEAVGDALLSAAIGLLFDKLASTNLLDFARQQWVYSDLKKWEIELSDIREELNDAEDKQITDRSVKEWLGNLKDLAYDMEDILDEFAYEALQRELTAKEADHQGRPSKVRKLISTWLGFFNPTEVMRYIKMRSKVWEITRRLRDISAQKSELRLEKVAAITNSAWGRPVTASLGYEPQVYGRGTEKDIIIGMLLRNEPSKTNFSVVSIVAMGGMGKTTLARLVYDDDETKHFDKKAWVCVSDQFDAVRITKTILNSVTNSQSSDSQDLHQIQENLRKELKGKKFLIVLDDLWNDDYFELDRLCSPFWVGAQGSKILVTTRNNNVANKMRGHKILHELKQLPYDDCLKIFQTHAFEHMNIDEHPNLESIGRRIVEKCGGSPLAARALGGLLRSELRECEWERVLYSKVWDFTDKECDIIPALRLSYCHLSSHLKRCFTYCANFPQDYEFTKQGLILLWMAEGLIQQTKDNRKMEDLGDKYFDELLSRSFFQSSSSNRSRFVMHDLVHALAKSIAGDTCLHLDDELRNDLQCSISENTRHSSFIRHFCDIFKKFERFHKKERLRTFIALPIDESTSGRHSFISNKVLEELIPRLRHLRVLSLAYYKISEIPDSFGKLKHLRYLNLSHTSIKWLPDSIGNLFYLQTLKLSCCKELIKLPITIGNLINLRHLDVAGAIKLQEMPIGMGKLKDLRILSNFIVDKNNGLTIKELKDMSHLRGELCISKLENVVNIQDARDADLKSKRNLESLIMQWSSELDGSGNERNQMDVLDSLQPCSTLNKLCIQLYGGPEFPRWIGGALFSKMVDLRLIDCRKCTSLPCLGQLPSLKQLRIQGMDVVKKVGAEFYGETRVSAGKFFPSLESLQFYSMSEWEHWEDWSSSTESLFPCLHELTIQCCRKLIMKLPTYLPSLTKLSVHFCPKLESPLSRLPLLNELDVGECNEAVLSSGNDLTSLTKLTISGISGLIKLHEGFVQFLQGLRVLKVWACEELVYLWEDGFGSENSHSLEIRDCDQLVSLGCNLQSLEISGCDKLERLPNGWQSLTCLEELTIKECPKLASFPDVGFPPKLRSLTVGNCKGLKSLPDGMMLSP from the coding sequence ATGGAAGCTGTGGGAGACGCTCTTCTTTCTGCTGCCATCGGCCTCTTGTTTGACAAGTTGGCCTCCACTAATTTGCTCGACTTTGCACGCCAACAATGGGTGTACTCTGATCTCAAGAAATGGGAGATAGAATTGTCGGATATTCGTGAAGAGCTTAATGACGCGGAGGACAAGCAGATCACGGATCGCTCTGTGAAAGAGTGGCTGGGCAATCTGAAAGATTTGGCTTATGATATGGAGGACATCTTGGATGAGTTCGCCTACGAAGCTTTGCAACGGGAGCTCACGGCCAAAGAAGCTGATCATCAAGGCAGGCCGAGCAAGGTACGCAAGCTCATCTCAACTTGGCTTGGCTTTTTCAATCCTACTGAGGTTATGCGttatattaaaatgaggtcCAAGGTGTGGGAAATCACTCGCCGCTTACGAGATATTTCGGCTCAAAAATCTGAGCTTCGTCTAGAAAAGGTGGCTGCGATAACCAACTCTGCTTGGGGAAGGCCAGTCACTGCATCTCTAGGATATGAACCTCAGGTCTATGGCAGGGGGACAGAAAAAGATATTATAATTGGTATGCTGCTTAGGAATGAACCCAGTAAAACCAATTTTTCTGTAGTTTCCATCGTGGCCATGGGTGGGATGGGGAAGACCACACTGGCAAGACTGGTGTACGATGACGATGAAACCaagcattttgataaaaaagcCTGGGTTTGTGTCTCAGATCAGTTCGATGCAGTGAGAATAACAAAGACAATTCTCAACTCGGTGACTAATTCTCAAAGCAGTGATTCACAAGACTTGCATCAAATccaagaaaatttgaggaaggaattgaagggaaaaaaatttctGATAGTTTTGGATGATTTGTGGAATGATGATTACTTTGAGTTGGACAGGCTATGCTCCCCTTTCTGGGTGGGAGCACAGGGAAGCAAAATTCTAGTCACAACTCGCAATAATAATGTTGCAAACAAGATGAGAGGACACAAGATCTTACATGAGCTCAAACAGTTACCTTATGATGATTGTTTGAAGATATTTCAAACACATGCTTTTGAACATATGAATATCGATGAGCACCCAAATTTGGAATCAATTGGTAGGAGAATTGTAGAGAAGTGTGGAGGTTCGCCCTTAGCAGCAAGAGCCCTTGGTGGCCTTTTGCGCTCTGAACTACGTGAATGTGAATGGGAAAGAGTATTGTACAGCAAAGTATGGGATTTCACAGACAAGGAATGTGACATCATCCCTGCCTTGAGATTGAGCTATTGTCATCTGTCTTCACATTTAAAGAGGTGTTTTACTTATTGCGCAAATTTTCCCCAGGATTATGAGTTTACAAAGCAAGGGTTAATCCTCCTGTGGATGGCGGAGGGGTTAATTCAACAAACAAAAGATAATAGGAAAATGGAAGATCTTGGTGATAAGTATTTTGATGAGCTATTGTCAAGGTCATTTTTTCAATCGTCGAGCAGCAATAGATCACGATTCGTGATGCATGACCTTGTCCATGCTCTAGCTAAATCTATTGCTGGAGACACATGCTTGCATTTGGATGATGAGTTGAGGAATGATTTGCAATGCTCCATTTCTGAAAATACTCGTCATTCATCATTCATCCGTCATTTTTGtgatatctttaaaaaatttgaaagatttcaTAAGAAAGAGCGCTTGCGCACATTCATAGCTTTGCCGATTGATGAATCAACTAGTGGACGTCATTCCTTCATAAGTAATAAGGTGCTTGAAGAATTGATACCAAGGTTACGGCACTTAAGGGTGCTCTCATTGGCTTATTACAAGATAAGTGAGATACCAGATTCATTTGGTAAGTTGAAACATTTGAGATACCTTAATTTGTCCCACACCAGTATAAAATGGTTACCCGATTCAATTGGTAATCTTTTTTACCTTCAGACATTGAAATTATCATGTTGTAAAGAGCTTATCAAGTTGCCTATTACCATCGGTAACCTAATCAATCTTCGACATCTTGACGTTGCTGGTgcaataaaattacaagaaatgCCTATAGGAATGGGCAAACTAAAAGATTTGCGGATATTGTCTAATTTCATTGTGGACAAAAACAACGGTTTGACAATCAAGGAGTTGAAGGACATGTCACATCTGCGAGGAGAACTTTGCATTTCGAAATTGGAAAATGTGGTGAATATTCAAGATGCAAGGGATGCCGATTTAAAATCGAAGCGTAACCTTGAAAGCTTGATAATGCAGTGGAGTTCTGAGTTGGATGGTTCAGGGAATGAAAGGAATCAAATGGATGTCCTTGACTCTCTACAACCATGTTCGACTCTGAACAAACTCTGCATTCAGTTGTATGGTGGTCCAGAATTCCCACGTTGGATAGGGGGTGCCTTGTTCTCTAAGATGGTGGATCTACGTCTCATAGATTGCAGAAAGTGCACGTCTTTACCATGCTTGGGGCAGTTGCCATCGCTCAAACAGTTGAGGATCCAAGGAATGGATGTAGTAAAAAAAGTGGGTGCAGAGTTTTATGGAGAGACTCGTGTTTCTGCAGGTAAGTTTTTCCCATCACTAGAGTCTCTACAGTTTTATAGCATGTCAGAATGGGAGCACTGGGAGGATTGGTCTTCCTCAACAGAGTCATTATTCCCTTGTCTCCATGAGCTTACAATTCAGTGTTGCCGCAAATTGATTATGAAACTACCCACTTACCTACCTTCTCTTACAAAGCTCTCTGTACACTTCTGTCCAAAATTGGAGTCTCCACTTTCAAGACTTCCACTGCTGAACGAATTAGATGTAGGAGAATGTAATGAGGCGGTCTTGAGCAGTGGAAATGACCTCACCTCACTCACCAAGTTAACAATTTCTGGGATTTCAGGGCTTATCAAATTGCATGAAGGATTTGTGCAATTTTTGCAAGGGCTTCGGGTTTTGAAAGTATGGGCATGCGAAGAACTCGTATATTTGTGGGAGGATGGTTTTGGATCGGAAAACTCTCATTCTCTTGAGATTAGAGATTGTGACCAACTTGTATCCTTGGGATGCAATCTTCAGTCTTTGGAAATAAGTGGATGTGATAAACTAGAGAGGCTTCCAAATGGATGGCAGAGTCTAACATGCCTTGAAGAATTGACAATCAAGGAATGTCCAAAGCTAGCGTCATTTCCAGATGTAGGTTTCCCACCAAAGCTGAGAAGTCTTACTGTTGGAAATTGTAAAGGTCTAAAGAGTCTACCTGATGGCATGATGTTGTCTCCTTGA